Proteins co-encoded in one Longimicrobium sp. genomic window:
- a CDS encoding chemotaxis protein CheW: MIAPAQELDFRALLARGEGAQVVAFRMGGELHGCDIRLVEEVVTRQRIHPLPDVPPHLLGMILLRGEMVPVVDVSAALGLSLSPGGARPILVAGVGGARVGVAADAVHEVMEVPAEALRPAPHAAGEAYVVGVARLAPGLVTLIDLAELLRERTTLDTRTA, from the coding sequence GTGATCGCCCCGGCGCAGGAGCTGGACTTCCGCGCGCTGCTGGCCCGGGGCGAGGGGGCGCAGGTGGTGGCCTTCCGCATGGGAGGCGAGCTGCACGGGTGCGACATCCGGCTGGTGGAGGAGGTGGTGACCAGGCAGCGCATCCATCCGCTTCCCGACGTGCCGCCGCACCTGCTGGGGATGATCCTGCTGCGCGGGGAGATGGTGCCCGTCGTCGACGTTTCCGCCGCGCTGGGGCTTTCGCTCTCGCCCGGCGGGGCGCGGCCCATTCTGGTCGCCGGCGTAGGCGGGGCGCGGGTGGGCGTGGCGGCGGACGCCGTGCACGAGGTGATGGAGGTGCCGGCGGAGGCGCTTCGGCCGGCGCCGCACGCCGCAGGCGAGGCGTACGTGGTGGGGGTGGCCCGGCTGGCCCCCGGGCTGGTGACGTTGATCGACCTCGCGGAGCTGCTTCGCGAGCGGACCACCCTGGACACCCGGACAGCATGA
- a CDS encoding tetratricopeptide repeat protein, with the protein MTSRELLDAFLARYGRIEGELETAGAADRERLRGEIVALFRETETALDELAAFKERIRALVERYKSLPPPPAPAQQHTIVSDHIGSSTYIERGWTAIASGDAKRAVKELERALELAPNDPHAESLLGWAQMLREQYDDALMTYYKVLMKDPNNPLARVNLGYICLKKGIFGEAIEHLSKAIRQDADRKSSLYAHFYMGLVYLEREMYDDARGFFRQTLELGPNMLEAWWEIGRAYYLEGNNAAAADAWRTGHQTNRFNLWGERCGKALAQLESGQPVEAAG; encoded by the coding sequence ATGACCTCGCGGGAGCTGCTGGACGCGTTTCTGGCCCGCTACGGCCGGATCGAGGGCGAGCTGGAAACGGCGGGCGCGGCGGACCGCGAGCGCCTGCGTGGCGAGATCGTGGCGCTGTTCCGCGAAACGGAGACGGCGCTGGACGAGCTGGCCGCCTTCAAGGAGCGCATCCGGGCGCTGGTGGAGCGCTACAAGTCGCTTCCCCCGCCTCCCGCCCCGGCGCAGCAGCACACCATCGTGTCCGACCACATCGGCAGCAGCACGTACATCGAGCGCGGGTGGACGGCCATCGCCTCGGGCGACGCCAAGCGCGCGGTGAAGGAGCTGGAGCGCGCGCTGGAGCTGGCGCCCAACGATCCGCACGCCGAAAGCCTGCTGGGGTGGGCGCAGATGCTGCGCGAGCAGTACGACGACGCGCTGATGACCTACTACAAGGTGCTGATGAAGGACCCCAACAACCCGCTGGCGCGGGTGAACCTGGGGTACATCTGCCTGAAGAAGGGGATCTTCGGCGAGGCCATCGAGCACCTGAGCAAGGCCATCCGGCAGGACGCCGACCGCAAGAGCAGCCTGTACGCGCACTTCTACATGGGGCTGGTGTACCTTGAGCGCGAGATGTACGACGACGCGCGCGGCTTCTTCCGGCAGACGCTGGAGCTGGGGCCCAACATGCTGGAGGCGTGGTGGGAGATCGGGCGGGCGTACTACCTGGAGGGCAACAACGCCGCGGCGGCCGACGCCTGGCGCACGGGGCACCAGACCAACCGCTTCAACCTGTGGGGCGAGCGCTGCGGCAAGGCGCTGGCCCAGCTGGAGTCCGGCCAGCCGGTAGAGGCCGCCGGCTGA
- a CDS encoding type II toxin-antitoxin system VapC family toxin, giving the protein MKYIVDTQMLVRALRSEVEARRYRTFLTAFSSSVYLCSVVAQELLAGSRKAEARRLRELITRFEKLQRTAAPTHASWKRAGEILCRLRRAGFTITPSLTNDVLIACTATQIGAEVIHDNARDYRAIQARLSFRHRTDYPPVAP; this is encoded by the coding sequence ATGAAGTATATCGTTGATACACAGATGCTGGTGCGGGCGTTGCGCTCGGAAGTGGAGGCCAGGAGATACAGAACGTTTCTCACAGCCTTTTCTTCATCCGTGTACCTGTGCTCCGTCGTCGCCCAGGAACTGCTGGCCGGCAGCCGCAAGGCGGAAGCTCGGCGCCTTCGCGAATTGATTACGCGGTTCGAAAAGCTGCAGAGAACCGCCGCGCCTACCCATGCGAGTTGGAAGCGTGCGGGAGAAATCCTCTGCCGGCTACGCAGGGCGGGGTTCACGATCACGCCTTCACTGACCAACGACGTACTGATTGCCTGCACCGCCACGCAAATTGGTGCTGAAGTCATTCACGACAACGCGCGGGATTATCGCGCGATCCAGGCGAGGCTCTCGTTCCGGCATCGGACGGATTACCCGCCAGTGGCGCCGTAA
- a CDS encoding protein-glutamate O-methyltransferase CheR, which translates to GQMSFADYSALLDREPAEYDHLLDTLTINVTKFFRNLETWNALEQQVLPELFTGRAPVKVWSAGSASGEEAYTCSMLFRDWLARNGRSHEAGRIQITGTDIDRRSLEAARRGEYPELSMAETPPDAQARWFTGGPPWAVKPEVKQGVAFEHRDLISGQPLAGQNLIFCRNVVIYFDREIQERLFRRFHDALAPGGYLVMGKVETLIGEARLLFKPVNNRERIFRRPPE; encoded by the coding sequence GGGCAGATGTCGTTCGCCGACTACTCGGCGCTGCTGGACCGCGAGCCGGCGGAGTACGACCACCTGCTCGACACCCTGACCATCAACGTCACCAAGTTCTTCCGCAACCTGGAAACGTGGAACGCGCTGGAACAGCAGGTGCTCCCAGAGCTGTTCACCGGCCGCGCGCCGGTGAAGGTGTGGAGCGCCGGCAGCGCCAGCGGAGAGGAGGCGTACACCTGCTCCATGCTGTTCCGCGACTGGCTGGCGCGGAACGGGCGTAGCCACGAGGCGGGGCGCATCCAGATCACCGGCACCGACATCGACCGGCGCAGCCTGGAGGCGGCGCGGCGGGGCGAGTACCCGGAGCTGTCGATGGCCGAGACCCCGCCCGACGCGCAGGCGCGCTGGTTCACCGGCGGGCCGCCCTGGGCGGTGAAGCCCGAGGTGAAGCAGGGCGTGGCCTTCGAGCACCGCGACCTGATCTCCGGCCAGCCGCTGGCGGGGCAGAACCTGATCTTTTGCAGGAACGTGGTGATCTACTTCGACCGAGAGATCCAGGAGCGGCTGTTCCGGCGCTTTCACGACGCGCTGGCCCCGGGCGGGTACCTGGTGATGGGCAAGGTGGAAACGCTGATCGGCGAGGCGCGGCTGCTGTTCAAGCCCGTCAACAACCGCGAGCGCATCTTCCGCAGGCCCCCCGAATGA
- the cheB gene encoding chemotaxis-specific protein-glutamate methyltransferase CheB, with protein sequence MSFSDRRPQTVLVVDDSAFMRRVITDILSRTDEFRVVGTARDGHDALRKVHQLEPDLVTMDVEMPGLDGLSALGYIMSETPRPVVMLSAYTTEGGEATMRALDYGAVDFVAKPSGTISLNLDTVADRLLDALRAAAAANLSVLPVQMRRSALRPAPAAAPGRGSLSMPVAPPVAPAADVVPAAPAAPRVPAAHETAADLAVVVAASTGGPRALTEMIPRLRAPLGAAVLVVQHMPPRFTRSLAERIDGMSELAVSEAVDGEPVLADHVYFAPGDFHMRVVREGGQARLALDQEPSLWGVRPAADYLFRTAAEVFGPRTVGVVLTGMGKDGAEGLREIVEAGGSGIAQDRATSVIYGMPAAAAKSAGSIMPLDQIHTGIEREVDLRPRPAIVVREGA encoded by the coding sequence ATGTCGTTCTCTGACCGGCGCCCGCAGACCGTCCTGGTCGTGGACGACAGCGCCTTCATGCGGCGCGTCATCACCGACATCCTTTCGCGCACCGACGAGTTTCGCGTCGTGGGCACCGCGCGCGACGGGCACGACGCCCTGCGCAAGGTGCACCAGCTGGAGCCGGACCTGGTGACCATGGACGTGGAGATGCCCGGGCTGGACGGGCTCTCCGCGCTGGGCTACATCATGAGCGAGACGCCGCGCCCGGTGGTCATGCTTTCCGCCTATACGACGGAGGGCGGCGAAGCGACCATGCGGGCGCTGGACTACGGCGCGGTGGATTTCGTCGCCAAGCCGTCCGGCACCATCTCGCTTAACCTGGACACGGTCGCCGACCGGCTGCTGGACGCGTTGCGCGCCGCCGCCGCCGCCAACCTGTCCGTGCTGCCGGTGCAGATGCGCCGGTCCGCCCTGCGCCCCGCGCCGGCCGCCGCGCCGGGCCGGGGTTCGCTGTCGATGCCCGTGGCGCCGCCGGTCGCGCCTGCCGCCGACGTCGTGCCCGCCGCGCCCGCCGCGCCCCGCGTTCCCGCGGCGCACGAGACGGCGGCGGACCTCGCGGTGGTGGTGGCCGCGTCCACCGGCGGTCCGCGGGCGCTGACGGAGATGATCCCCCGGCTGCGCGCTCCGCTGGGGGCTGCCGTGCTGGTGGTGCAGCACATGCCGCCGCGCTTCACCCGTTCGCTGGCGGAGCGGATCGACGGCATGTCGGAGCTGGCGGTGAGCGAGGCGGTGGACGGCGAGCCGGTGCTGGCGGACCACGTGTACTTTGCCCCCGGCGACTTTCACATGCGTGTGGTGCGCGAGGGCGGGCAGGCGCGGCTGGCGCTGGACCAGGAGCCCTCGCTCTGGGGGGTGCGCCCCGCGGCGGACTACCTGTTCCGCACCGCGGCCGAGGTGTTCGGCCCGAGGACGGTGGGCGTGGTGCTTACCGGGATGGGCAAGGACGGCGCGGAGGGGCTGCGCGAGATCGTGGAGGCGGGCGGATCGGGGATCGCGCAGGACCGCGCCACGTCCGTGATCTACGGGATGCCCGCCGCGGCGGCGAAGAGCGCCGGCAGCATCATGCCGCTGGACCAGATCCACACGGGGATCGAGCGCGAGGTGGACCTGCGTCCCCGACCGGCGATCGTCGTGCGGGAGGGCGCGTGA
- a CDS encoding DUF6968 family protein translates to MSQENCDDGVIAERELETAGEHPGRVVVRMGMPVRVADGEWGCPFQIRGAGDGRVRTAYGVDGVQALQLCMEMIRADLGALQRSHRLTWLGGDDLGF, encoded by the coding sequence ATGAGCCAGGAGAACTGCGACGATGGTGTGATCGCCGAGCGCGAGCTGGAAACGGCGGGAGAGCATCCGGGGCGGGTCGTGGTGCGGATGGGGATGCCGGTGCGAGTTGCGGATGGCGAATGGGGCTGCCCCTTCCAGATTCGGGGAGCCGGTGACGGACGGGTCCGGACCGCCTACGGGGTCGATGGAGTGCAGGCGCTGCAGCTTTGCATGGAGATGATCCGGGCCGATCTCGGAGCACTGCAGCGCTCCCATCGGCTGACGTGGCTTGGCGGGGACGACCTCGGCTTCTAG
- a CDS encoding chemotaxis protein CheW: MRNVRQAAVPQVQLVTFSVGGEEFGLDVFSVHEILSYQAVTPVPRAPAFVEGVLDVRGSVVPVVDLRRRFEVAEAGYDDETRIVLVEFAGERLGLVVDSVTEVLRAPETSISAPPAYIKGLSAEFIRGIVRHNGRLIILMDLDRILSSEERIALESADLQAAEGVAEGA; this comes from the coding sequence ATGAGGAACGTTCGTCAGGCGGCGGTGCCGCAGGTGCAGCTGGTCACCTTCAGCGTGGGCGGCGAGGAGTTCGGGCTGGACGTATTCTCGGTGCACGAGATCCTGAGCTACCAGGCGGTGACGCCCGTGCCCCGCGCCCCGGCGTTCGTGGAGGGAGTGCTGGACGTGCGCGGCTCCGTGGTCCCCGTGGTGGACCTGCGCCGCCGCTTCGAGGTGGCGGAGGCCGGCTACGACGACGAGACGCGCATCGTGCTGGTGGAGTTCGCCGGCGAGCGGCTGGGGCTGGTGGTGGACAGCGTCACGGAGGTGCTGCGTGCGCCGGAAACCTCCATCTCCGCCCCCCCGGCGTACATCAAGGGGCTTTCCGCGGAGTTCATCCGCGGCATCGTGCGGCACAACGGGCGGCTGATCATTCTGATGGACCTGGACCGCATCCTGAGCAGCGAGGAGCGCATCGCCCTGGAAAGCGCGGACCTGCAGGCGGCGGAAGGGGTGGCGGAGGGGGCATGA
- a CDS encoding peptidase MA family metallohydrolase: protein MIHAPRHAALAREVMARAVAPMPLPGFGRGAAPESTTIVLATSPRAFSAATGGRTPEWAGGVAMPYERTIVIPAYPVPGVDRRQADATLRHEIVHLVLHERLPGTIPRWFDEGYAEVASGSWNADEAWALRVAFMLGRAPPLDSLELAWPAGEGQARLAYLLSATMVDHLRRRAGERGFQLLLHNWRRLGTLDAAIRETFAMTPGQLEDEWKKAVRSRYGWLQMGANVGAVWGLALLLALVAWIPRRRRNRARVAEMEREYHMLPAPREDGVNVEYPLAEDDD from the coding sequence GTGATCCACGCCCCCCGGCACGCCGCCTTGGCCCGCGAGGTGATGGCCCGGGCCGTGGCGCCCATGCCGCTCCCGGGCTTCGGCCGCGGCGCCGCTCCCGAGTCCACTACCATCGTCCTGGCCACCAGCCCGCGTGCCTTTTCGGCGGCGACGGGCGGGCGCACCCCCGAGTGGGCGGGTGGCGTGGCCATGCCGTACGAGCGCACCATCGTCATCCCCGCCTATCCCGTCCCTGGCGTGGACCGCCGCCAGGCCGACGCCACGCTGCGCCACGAGATCGTTCACCTGGTGCTTCACGAGCGCCTGCCGGGAACCATCCCGCGCTGGTTCGACGAGGGGTACGCCGAGGTGGCGTCCGGCAGCTGGAACGCCGACGAGGCGTGGGCGCTGCGCGTGGCCTTCATGCTGGGGCGGGCGCCGCCGCTGGACTCGCTGGAGCTGGCCTGGCCGGCGGGCGAGGGGCAGGCGCGGCTGGCCTACCTGCTGAGCGCCACGATGGTGGACCACCTGCGCCGCCGCGCGGGGGAGCGCGGCTTTCAGCTGTTGCTGCACAACTGGCGGCGGCTGGGCACGCTGGACGCCGCCATCCGCGAAACCTTCGCGATGACGCCGGGGCAGCTGGAGGACGAGTGGAAGAAGGCGGTCCGCTCGCGCTACGGATGGTTGCAGATGGGTGCCAACGTGGGCGCCGTATGGGGCCTGGCGCTCCTGCTGGCGCTGGTCGCCTGGATTCCGCGGCGCCGCCGCAACCGCGCACGCGTGGCGGAGATGGAGCGCGAGTACCACATGCTCCCGGCGCCGCGCGAAGACGGCGTGAACGTGGAGTATCCCCTGGCCGAGGACGACGATTAA
- a CDS encoding chemotaxis protein CheD, translating into MNGRASATTYVKVAQHAVGGPEDLLVTLGLGSCVAILLHDPDARVGGMAHVLLPEPALSRDRSNESKFATTAVPLLVREMARRGARPGRLQARLVGGAAMFQTLMVPGTLNMGERNVRAAREALERAGIPVLSENVGGDYGRSVRFAVGQGRTTVSSVGKPDVVL; encoded by the coding sequence ATGAACGGCCGCGCGAGCGCCACCACCTACGTGAAGGTGGCCCAGCACGCCGTCGGAGGCCCTGAGGACCTGCTGGTGACCCTGGGCCTGGGCTCGTGCGTGGCCATTCTCCTTCACGACCCCGACGCCCGCGTGGGGGGGATGGCGCACGTGCTTCTCCCCGAGCCGGCGCTTTCGCGCGACCGCAGCAACGAGAGCAAGTTCGCCACGACGGCGGTGCCCCTCCTGGTGCGCGAGATGGCCCGGCGCGGCGCCCGGCCGGGGCGGCTGCAGGCGCGGCTGGTGGGGGGCGCGGCCATGTTCCAGACGCTGATGGTGCCGGGCACGCTGAACATGGGCGAACGCAACGTCCGCGCGGCCCGCGAGGCGCTGGAGCGCGCGGGGATTCCCGTGCTCAGCGAGAACGTGGGCGGCGACTACGGGCGGTCGGTTCGCTTCGCCGTGGGCCAGGGGCGCACGACCGTGAGCTCGGTTGGAAAGCCCGATGTCGTTCTCTGA
- a CDS encoding PAS domain S-box protein, with protein sequence MTDPGFSAPAGEAPGSDPFLSFLGTHPLPAWVHDPASLQVLAANQAALHLYGYESGRFAQLTLGDLDAAPTPADHGTRTHRRADGSAMRVELAASDVRYAGRDARLVTAREAPAGPSGQLGELRFREALEHAPIGMALVAPDGRWMMVNRALCRITGYSEEELLGLAFHGVTRPGDLDADLAQVQALLAGEGDSYEMEKRYVRRDGQTVWVLLAVAVVRDGAGQPVQFIAQIQDITGQRDARVALRRSEARFRSLIENATDVITVLDADGRIRFGSPSVKRILGYDPDELLGRPVTDFIHPDDHAHVLEALAERIRNPGVVQSVELRFRHRNGEWRILAARGANRLDDPAVRGIVVNSRDVTDRRHAEEELRRTAEHLRELVAAQQEFATAGLNLEPLMVSIAARARTLTGADGGVVELLEGDEMVYRAASGTVAPHQGLRLPVEASLSGLSVRTGQVLRCDDSETDARVARAATRRVGVRSMLVVPLAAEGRRLGVLKVVSSRPHAFGEGESNTLSLLAGVMSAAMRDALAYEKEQRLLAASREAEDKLQSYARELQRSNRELQDFAYVASHDLQEPLRKIQAFGDRLSGRAGDALDEQGRDYLARMRSAAARMQALIQDLLAYSRVATRPQPFVPVNLDQVAAEALGDLQVRIASTGAQVEIGPLPTVQGDLMQMRQLLLNLVGNAVKFHRPGVPPLVRVAGRLLAAGEAPRGAEVVSWAEVTVRDEGIGFDEKYLDRIFSPFQRLHGRGEYEGTGMGLAICRRIAERHGGTLEAHSQPGQGSTFTIRIPALRAAQQEA encoded by the coding sequence ATGACCGATCCCGGCTTTTCAGCGCCCGCCGGGGAGGCTCCCGGGAGCGACCCCTTCCTGTCGTTCCTTGGCACCCACCCACTCCCCGCGTGGGTGCACGATCCCGCGTCGCTCCAAGTTCTGGCGGCGAACCAGGCAGCGCTGCATCTTTACGGATACGAATCCGGACGCTTTGCGCAGCTCACGCTCGGCGACCTGGACGCTGCCCCCACCCCGGCGGACCATGGCACACGCACCCACCGGCGGGCCGACGGCTCGGCGATGCGGGTGGAGCTCGCCGCCAGCGACGTACGGTACGCCGGCCGCGACGCGCGCCTGGTGACGGCGCGCGAGGCGCCGGCCGGCCCATCCGGCCAGCTCGGCGAACTGCGCTTTCGCGAGGCGCTGGAGCACGCCCCCATCGGCATGGCGCTGGTGGCGCCCGACGGGCGGTGGATGATGGTGAACCGGGCGCTCTGCCGCATCACCGGCTACTCCGAAGAAGAGCTGCTGGGGCTGGCCTTTCACGGGGTCACCCGTCCGGGCGACCTGGACGCCGACCTCGCCCAGGTGCAGGCGCTGCTGGCGGGCGAGGGCGACAGCTACGAGATGGAAAAGCGCTACGTGCGCCGCGACGGGCAGACGGTGTGGGTGCTGCTGGCCGTGGCCGTGGTGCGCGACGGCGCGGGCCAGCCGGTGCAGTTCATCGCGCAGATCCAGGACATCACGGGGCAGCGCGACGCCCGGGTGGCCCTGCGGCGCAGCGAGGCGCGGTTCCGCTCGCTCATCGAGAACGCCACCGACGTCATCACCGTGCTCGACGCCGACGGCCGCATCCGCTTCGGGAGCCCGTCGGTGAAGCGCATCCTGGGCTACGACCCCGACGAGCTGCTGGGGCGGCCCGTGACGGACTTCATCCACCCCGACGACCACGCGCACGTGCTGGAAGCGCTGGCCGAGCGCATCCGCAACCCCGGCGTGGTGCAGTCGGTGGAGCTGCGGTTCCGCCACCGGAACGGCGAATGGCGCATCCTGGCGGCGCGCGGGGCCAACCGGCTGGACGACCCCGCCGTGCGCGGAATCGTGGTCAACTCGCGCGACGTCACCGACCGCCGCCACGCCGAAGAAGAGCTGCGCCGCACGGCCGAGCACCTGCGCGAGCTGGTGGCCGCGCAGCAGGAGTTCGCCACCGCCGGGCTCAACCTGGAGCCGCTGATGGTGAGCATCGCCGCGCGTGCCCGCACGCTGACCGGGGCGGACGGCGGCGTGGTGGAGCTGCTGGAGGGCGACGAGATGGTGTACCGCGCCGCGTCGGGCACGGTGGCGCCCCACCAGGGGCTGCGGCTGCCGGTGGAGGCAAGCCTGTCGGGGCTGAGCGTGCGCACGGGCCAGGTGCTGCGCTGCGACGATTCGGAAACGGACGCGCGCGTGGCCCGTGCCGCCACGCGGCGGGTGGGCGTGCGGTCGATGCTGGTGGTGCCGCTGGCGGCCGAGGGGCGGCGGCTGGGGGTGCTGAAGGTGGTGTCGTCGCGGCCCCACGCGTTCGGCGAAGGGGAGTCCAACACCCTGTCGCTGCTGGCGGGGGTGATGTCGGCGGCCATGCGCGACGCGCTGGCGTACGAAAAGGAGCAGCGCCTGCTGGCCGCCAGCCGCGAGGCCGAGGACAAGCTGCAGTCGTACGCCCGCGAGCTGCAGCGCAGCAACCGCGAGCTGCAGGACTTTGCCTACGTGGCCTCGCACGACCTGCAGGAGCCGCTGCGAAAGATCCAGGCGTTCGGCGACCGGCTTTCGGGACGGGCCGGCGACGCGCTCGACGAGCAGGGGCGCGACTACCTGGCGCGCATGCGGAGCGCCGCCGCGCGGATGCAGGCGCTGATCCAGGACCTGCTGGCGTACTCGCGGGTGGCCACGCGGCCGCAGCCCTTCGTGCCCGTGAACCTGGACCAGGTGGCGGCCGAGGCGCTGGGTGACCTGCAGGTGCGCATCGCCTCCACCGGGGCGCAGGTGGAAATCGGCCCGCTCCCCACGGTGCAGGGAGACCTGATGCAGATGCGCCAGCTGCTGCTGAACCTGGTGGGAAACGCCGTGAAGTTCCATCGCCCCGGCGTGCCCCCGTTGGTGCGGGTGGCGGGGCGGCTGCTCGCGGCCGGCGAGGCGCCGCGGGGCGCGGAGGTGGTGTCGTGGGCGGAGGTGACGGTGCGCGACGAGGGGATCGGCTTCGACGAAAAGTACCTGGACCGCATCTTTTCGCCCTTCCAGCGCCTGCACGGGCGCGGCGAGTACGAGGGCACGGGAATGGGGCTGGCCATCTGCCGCCGCATCGCCGAGCGGCACGGCGGCACCCTCGAGGCGCACAGCCAGCCGGGACAGGGCTCCACCTTCACCATCCGCATTCCCGCCCTCCGGGCGGCGCAGCAGGAGGCCTGA